In one uncultured Methanoregula sp. genomic region, the following are encoded:
- a CDS encoding FHA domain-containing protein has translation MNPADKSPTIIIHEESDSLEELSEYLDVLSSSARLRILKFIEKKPRDARAISKEIETSYENTKKHLDKLLSIGVIKKEAGLGAPTSKGIHPVWQYSLVPGGLEAIIRNLGFFSNTRVQIVGSEISRRLDEVKGTLSKEVLGNMPAAIVLGGPDDGKLFLLKSDIVNFGRIDPDNAATGSPDDVVLSDGYTAVTRVSKPHGRFLQEKGVWHIEDCGSTGGTQLNNRKLEKNVKELLRDGDLIELAKGSSGVRILVILPEKT, from the coding sequence ATGAATCCTGCAGACAAGTCACCCACAATCATTATTCACGAAGAGTCGGACTCGCTTGAAGAACTGTCAGAATACCTGGATGTTCTCTCGAGCAGCGCCCGGCTCAGGATATTAAAATTCATCGAGAAGAAACCCCGGGATGCCCGGGCGATCTCAAAAGAGATCGAGACAAGTTACGAGAATACAAAAAAGCATCTCGACAAGCTGCTGAGTATCGGGGTTATCAAGAAGGAGGCGGGCCTTGGGGCGCCGACCTCCAAGGGAATTCACCCGGTCTGGCAGTACTCTCTCGTTCCCGGGGGGCTTGAGGCCATCATACGGAACCTGGGGTTCTTCTCAAACACGAGGGTCCAGATCGTGGGAAGCGAGATCTCGCGGAGGCTCGACGAGGTCAAAGGGACACTCTCAAAAGAAGTGCTGGGCAATATGCCAGCAGCGATCGTGCTCGGGGGCCCGGATGACGGGAAACTCTTCCTCCTCAAAAGCGACATCGTTAATTTCGGGAGGATCGATCCTGATAACGCCGCCACGGGCAGTCCTGACGACGTGGTTCTTTCCGATGGCTATACCGCGGTGACGCGCGTATCAAAGCCCCACGGCAGATTCCTGCAGGAAAAGGGTGTCTGGCACATCGAGGACTGCGGAAGCACCGGGGGAACCCAGCTGAATAACCGGAAGCTTGAGAAGAATGTAAAAGAGCTGCTGCGTGACGGGGATCTCATCGAGCTTGCAAAAGGTTCATCAGGGGTAAGAATCCTGGTAATTCTCCCTGAAAAAACATGA